Below is a window of Glandiceps talaboti chromosome 15, keGlaTala1.1, whole genome shotgun sequence DNA.
TCAGTGAAAGCATACCAGATACTGGGACGGTATGGTGACTTGTTGAGCTGAAAATCTCTTACATAGTGttcattgcacagatatttATAATTGGTAAATactgattataaatattaaaacatgttgaattgaaaacaaagaatttgaattttctcaCCTACTTTCTCGTTAATTTCTTCTGCTGTGACCACGTCAGCAAATGAACGTTTCTCTACTTTCTTCATATTTATAGTGACTCGGCTAGTATTTGCATCGCTggactactagtactagtagtactagtgTGTGACTTTGACCTAGTTCATACAAGTCAACACATGGTTATGTATTTGTTACAGTGTAGCGAAAGATTAATGAACTTGAAGTATTGCTTCCCGTCTATTCTTGCCACGATACCGGTATCGCGGCATTTTCTTTGAAAGTTTGGTGTAtgagattttattttaatactgacttctgattggctgatgcTCCCATTTGCACATGTCAGTCACACTGGTTACGCCTACCTACGTTTATTTTCAACTGAATTCTTATTCGCTATGGCAATAAATTGTCAAATGATTTATCAATACAGCAGTAAAATATATGGCATACCTTCGACGGGCGCCACCTAGTGGCCATTTTTAAAGTAGAAACACATCACAACAAAAGCGTAAATTTATTGACATGAACTTAGGGAAGCTGTTTTGATTGATAACGATAACGCGGAAGTGGATCACTGCTCTCCGGTGATCTACGGGGGCTTGATTATAATCCTCGGGTGATTATCGCCGCATAAAGTACTACAAGGCCACTAAAATACTGACGGTTAAACCAATAATATGGTTGATAAAGGACTTTTAGAGTTACAGCTTTCCGAAGTTGAGATGTTATCAAGTATGTTCCCTGGACAACATGAATTCCAAATGGATGACCCTGGTTCTGTACACGAAATAAGGGAATATATTGATGGAAGTTCTACATGTCTACCCCGTCGTGTGTCTTTTACTTTGTGTATTCAAATTGAACTGCATCACTTGGTAAGTGCTAATGATATCAAGTTTCCATGGTATAATGTTGTATCACTGCAGGGCAAAGGTTAAACTTGAAGGGGATGGGTTTACTTATTTTATTCTAGTTTAGTTTATAtcttttttacatgtaatgtcattatttttattttcgtataatattgcttcaacccaaaacaaaatgaaatgtcagttagaataccccttctgtgatagtttgatgaaatatgtacaggtatcactggggaaagaaaaaagacgtgcatgaaggtcaagaagacaaagaatttacctttttgttttaaaaagtttACACATATGTAATTGAGTGTATTATATCAGATGTATGACATCTCTCTATGTGTAGTTCAGGATATAGCCACCAAAGTAGTGGATAATCATAATGTATCTAATCTCTATGTGTAGTTCAGGGTATAGCCACCAAAGTAGTGGATAATCATATATATCTAATCTATATGTGTAGTTCAGGATATAGCCACCAAAGTAGTGGATAATCATATATATCTAATCTATATGTGTAGTTCAGGATATAGCCACCAAAGTAGTGGATAATCATATATATCTAATCTATATGTGTAGTTCAGGATATAGCCACCAAAGTAGTGGATAATCATAATGTATCTAATCTCTATGTGTAGTTCAGGATATAGCCACCAAAGTAGTGGATAATCATAATGTATCTAATCTCTATGTGTAGTTCAGGTTATAGCCACCAAAGTAGTGGATAATCATATATATCTAATCTATATGTGTAGTTCAGGATATAGCCACCAAAGTAGTGGATAATCATAATGTATCTAATCTCTATGTGTAGTTCAGGATATAGCCACCAAAGTAGTGGATAATCATAATATATCTAATCTCTATGTGTAGTTCAGGTTATAGCCACCAAAGTAGTGGATAATCATAATGTATCTAATCTATATGTGTAGTTCAAGATATAGCCACCAAAGTAGTGGATAATCATAATGTATCTAATCTCTATGTGTAGTTCAGGATATAGCCACCAAAGTAGTGGATAATCATAATGTATCTAATCTCTATGTGTAGTTCAGGTTATAGCCATCAAAGTAGTGGATAATCATATATATCTAATCTATATGTGTAGTTCAGGTTATAGCCACCAAAGTAGTGGATAATCATAATGTATCTAATCTATATGTGTAGTTCAAGATATAGCCACCAAACTAGTGGATAATCATAATGTATCTAATCTCTATGTGTAGTTCAGGATATAGCCACCAAAGTAGTGGATAATCATAATGTATCTAATCTCTATGTGTAGTTCAGGTTATAGCCACCAAAGTAGTGGATAATCATAATGTATCTAATCTATATGTGTAGTTCAAGATATAGCCACCAAACTAGTGGATAATCATAATGTATCTAATCTAAATCAAGTATTATTCTTTTTAACTGCCATAGACTACAGATATTAATGTTCTGTGTAGCTTGCCACATGACTATCCAAACAGTCTACCAGAAGTCTTCATCAGATGCCAAAAATGCAGTAGAGAAGAACAGAAACAAATCAACTCTGATGTCATCAAGTATCTAACTAGTTTAGAAAGAGGAGAACTGTGTATCAATGCAACCATTGAATGGATACAGGACAATTTCAAGAATTACATTAGTCATCATCCTGCACTTTTAGACGAAAGAAAGACATATACATCAAGAGATGACATGTCGTCCATTTTCTCAAGACTCTGGATTCACAGTCATCATATATACAACATTGTTAAAAggaaaaatattgttgaatggGCAAATGAATTGGGTCTGAGTGGCTTCAGTCTCCCAGGGAAACCAGGTATTATCTGTGTAGAAGGAGACAGTAAAATGGTGTCTGAATTCTGGAGCAGAATAAAACGTCTGAACTGGAAGAAGATCACAATGAAACAAAGAGATGATGTTGCTATAGAAACACACAGTCACATAGATAAGCATAgacattttgaaaagtttgaagAGAAAAATTTTGATGTGCAGTCATTTGGTCATGGCCGAGATTATCACATGAACTGGGGATTAGTTTATACTTTCTTAGCATCTCATCAGTGCGGAGAAATGTTCAAAACACTTCTAGGAATTGAAGGCAAAACTTGCAAAGATCAGTAATTGAACTTCAATGTGATAATGCACTACTGTAAGAAGATTGGAGTACTTGGTGGAAGAAGAGTCCTGCTGTATTGTCCATTACAAGGAAATGGAGTTAGCTTGGTGTTTCAATTGACATGACATTTCTTACATTCAATCAGATAACTTCaattgcaaaataaacaattgttgAGGTGCCATCCATAGGTGGGATGTAGGTACACAATAATAAGGAATCATGTTGCTTATCAATTGGAAAGTAAATAATTGCAACTATAGCAAACATCACGTCCATGTGTAATAATTTTGGCAATAGCATGTTTCTGATACTGCACAGTAAAAGAATAGCACTGCTTATCACTTTACAGTGTGCTTGATAGGCAAATGATCAtgctatgtgtatgtgtgtgtgtgtgtgtgtgtgtgtgtgtgtgtgtgtgtgtgtgtgtgtgtgtgtgtgtgtgtgtgtgtgttatttatagtctggagttgaaatgtgtctatctttgccCAAAAAACATCATGTCCCCAGAGTTTAACAGTACACCAAGGTAACCCAGACTGGGATGTTTACAATGAAAGAACAATTGTTATCCATTTCACGGTTTCTTAAAAAATCTACATTGGAATATACTATGTCACAGTTCTATCAGAGTCTACAGTGGAATATACTATGTCACTGTTCTATCAGAGTCTACATTGgaattagactctctcacagtcctcgaagcttcgcataaatagctaaaacttgggttgttttgtatgtatctactgcataattgtacttgtctactagtatcccagtatccctagcCCTGTGCTGTGCGCCctgccctcatcgatcacatagggctaacattttgttgatgtgttaggcgaAGCCCCAAGGGGCTTTGCCTACAGTGGAATACTATACTACTACAGAGTCtacaacccccctccccctcataCAACTGTGTCATGTTTGATAGGCATGAGGTGCTAGGACTGGGGTCAgtatttacggcaggggggccTGTGGAGAAATTGAGGGGGGGGGagcatgaaaaaaattgagagTTCAAAGGGAGCTgggaaaattctgatggtctgaaaggggggaGCGCCAAAATATTTTGCtcaagatttgaaccaaattaaacctcaggagtggtcgtttaccaagtaaattaaaaaaatctcgTGGTTTTGCCGCAATACCTTCTGAAATCTATATTCAGTCATGAGTTGGTTGATAGCCAtacgaatgtatttgtgtataccttcctctgtctgtctgtctgtctgtctgtatctctctttccggtgtctgtctctgtcccagtctctgtctctctctctctctctctctctctctgtctctctttctctgtggagacttttttgtaattgaccaattttagtgaatatctCTGGTTATCTGATAAAAAAATAACCGGTTACAGGTAGTGCAGATTTGAGCAGAACCTTTTAAAAACTCACAAAACTtgtgaacacaaatattttccttgtctgtgatcaTTTTGTATGATAGTAAAAAGCTACCTGCtgtctgttattgtaatttcctattcttttgtgtgtgtgtgtttttctaATCATGTACATGGTGTCTGTGATGGGTGCATCAACATACATTAGAAAAGGGACTCAAGAATATTTGTGTGAGAGCCTCCTAGCCTATTTAGAGTATTTTTGAGTGTTCCCtgcattttcacatttttcaagtGACATCAATATCCCTAGTGTAAGTGGTATCCCCCAGCTGTAAATAATAATGCCCCTCCCCACCCCTCCTCTTACTTGGCAGCGCTCCAACAAGGCTGTAGCATTCATTACAGTAATTCATGGTAAATGAGCGTCACTGGAGATGGTAGGCCTTGTTTTTAAAAGATACATGGCATTGTTGACTGAGTATAAAGATAATGTTCTATATTACCTCAGACCATACACATTGGTGGTCTGAGCTTTTACGATTCCGAATTATGTATTGCAGAATTTATACAACCTCGTCTTATCGATATTTCACTATGTAAACTTCATGATTCCACAGCACAACAGCGATGTACTTGCTTTCATGAACAGAGTTTCATAACCCAGAACATTAACTCGAATGTCAACAACCTGTAGATGGCTAGCGGCTAGACTATTAGGTAGAGCCCTATATTTGGTTCAATTCAGTTCATTATTAACTTTGAGTACATCAGTACAATATGAGTTGCAATATAAGTCATTATATTTCCTATTTTTATTTGGGGAAATAAGAGACCACAATgaattcacaaaacaaagcTTTTACCCCATAGTCTTGTAGATAGATGTTACTATTATAAATATGTTTGTATAGGCCAAGTTGAAACACATTGAAAAGGTCAATTAGCATAACCTTCGATGACTATAATATTGGATCTCAGACCATCAAACAAGAGAGGGGTCGTATGCTTATCAGCCAACATTGGttatggggtgggggggtggtgGATAACGTGGTACTGTGTTGTTTTTTGACACCATTATCCAAAGTAACCCCATGTGTTATTATACTTCTCTTTTGCTCAGGTGTTTGGTGCATTGGCAACACTcaattattacattgtaaatgatcTTACTGGCATTAGACGTGACGacactgaaatttacaaaaaaaaaactttaccCATTATTTAGAATGACTTATTCTATGTAGCAATAACTATGTGTTTCACTTCtgacaaatattacatttaaatgaaatatcCAAATCCACAGTGGAAAGTGAAAGTTTACCTTTTAAATGCCAGTAATCATTTAAAATGTCACCTGGTTATTAGATTTCAGCACATTTTTCCCTTTGTCCTCTCACTGTACTAAATTGGAGGTAACAAAAATTCACCTGCATTGGACCATTTATCACCTGTAAATATCAGTAATTACAGGCAATTTCCTAAGCTGCATCATATcatatttccataaaaatgacaatatgatTAATGATTAAAAGAATGTGACCATATCATCAGTATGGAAAATATCCAGAAATTCACTTTTATGAAGAAATACCCTTTTTCTTACAGAACAAACATATTATTGGACCAGCTATAATTACagcaaaatgtatacatttcaaatttatatttttctatGAAAAAATTGTAGGGGTCTTTGTCCTGCTTTCAGCATTGTTGGAAAACGAGTGTGGTGACTTCACATTTTAAGATTTCTAATAATTTTTTCAGTACATTTTTCCCTTTGTCCTCTCACTGTACTAAATTACAAACTATAACAATAATTAATCCAACATTTCATAGAACTCATTTCCTGGCTAGAACCAATGTTTATAGTCTGTACCGGATATCCGCAAGAAATAATATTCGAAGTTGTAAGATCTCGAGAACGCGAACATGCAAAGATGTATCGCGATATTTCGCGAGACCTTAATCAGACACCTTATCTTACTGAAATAAAATAGTGGACGTAATATTATAAGTAGAACTTCTAGAAAAAAAGCATAGATTTTTATTACGCTGAACGTGgctaataaatattgaaatacgtATGAAACTTTGCAGCCTAGGATATTGGTAAAGCTATAAATTAAAAGCGTTTTTATTAATTATAGCTCTATTATCGCTGACCTGAGTGGTCAGGACCCACCTGCTCGTAGGCTTCATTTCCCTTGTGAATAAAACATGTCTGAATCGGATAAAATTAGCATTAATACCGGCGATTGCGACGGCAAGCAGTCGTCCGATTTCCTCCAATCAGCAGCCGAGTCGTGGTGTGACAAAGATGGCGATCTACTAGGGATCGTGAAACAGGAAAAACCGGGAGAGGACTCGAGCGAAAGTGACCAGGATCTGGAAACGAACGAGCAAATTTCGAACGGGAATTTCAGTGATGGATTTTTCGAGCTGAACTCAAATATGGTGAGAAATCGACGAGCTGTACGGCGTGCTAGCGAAGAAAGTGTTGGAGATCGACAGCCAGATGGGATAGCTGATGTTGGACAGTATCTGAAGCGTGGCACTTCGCCACCGATAGGGTTTCGTACTTTTGTGTTCATTGTGTTAATTGGTTTTGTACCATTGAGTTATATGTGGTACAAACACGTCCTAGCAGCACGTGTGTCATCGCCACTGGATTCCCCGAGAGTGATAGGTCCAGATGCTACAAGTGCCAAAGAATCTCCCGAGCGTTTCTGGGGGTCCTATCGACCCGGTGTTTATTTTGGTATGAAAACACGAAGCCCTCAGTCGCTAGTGACCGGCTTAATGTGGTTCACTCAGTTCACGCGTGACAGAACTTTGCCCCTCCGACATACCTGTGAACAGTCCGATCAGTTACCAAGATATGGATGGCTAAGACATGATGGTGTAAACTTCGGCGTCCAGGAGATCATCGACAAGAACTTCACTTTGAGAACAGAGTTTGTGAAAAGTCCAGGAGGAAAGCATGGTGGTGACTGGACAGTCCGGGTCAGCGGAAAGGCAAGAGTATGTACCAATTttacatcaatacatgtaacttGCAGTAGCAAGGTCGATTTTACGGTAACGTGAGCATAGACATGTCATACGTACTAAATTACTGGTATGTCAAGGCTAATGGCGTGTGGGCGTTTTAGTGTCACACAGTGTCATACTGATAGTGGTGTCCCTATAGTATAAATTAACCATACAACACTCATTGACCAGGAAGACAAGTTAGATTTTCCTCTAATAGGGAagtttaattatcaaaatatcaagGTTACTTCGTTGATAAGTATGAGTGTTTCCCTAATTAATACCTGGTTATATACCGGGGTCATAATGTAGGCAAcaatatatttgatttaaaatcAACTTTGATCCACAATACCAGGGTACCGACCGACCGTACGTATGACATAAGAGTATATGATGTAAGTCATACTAaccccagagacttggctatctggcttcACCATGTAGACTGTGTCTAGCCAGATAGCCAAATCGCTAGGTAATACATCATACCATGGATGTATCCCCtaacaccatggatgtatcccctaacaccatggatgtatcCCCTAATACCATGGATGTGTATCCCCtaacaccatggatgtatcCCCTAACACCATGGATGTGTATCCCCtaacaccatggatgtatcCCCTAACACCATGGGTGTGtatcccctaatacatccatggtcataAATCTTCAGTCCCATACATTTCTGTGTAATCAACGACCCTTTAATGAACTGGTATAATGAAGGTTGGAAATGTTAGCAAATAGATGACAGGAAACCAGTCTTTGcatcctgcttgcagatggtgtACATAACATGATACTGACTATGTCCCACAACACCATCCTGTGAAAACCAATGTATTACCTGTCTATTTCGAGTGCGCCTGCAAAATGCTTATGAACCAATATTACAAAAGAATTACATACCCAgtgatcaaatattagcaatcgattGAATATCTACTAATTTTTCTACGCTTTGACGATAGTAGTCCCTGCTCAGatcacaaaaaatgtcaaaatcagaACTTTTCCGGTTCGATCTGTAATTTCAAACGTCCCATCACACAAAAGCCGCCATATTTGAATGCAACATCCAATATGCATATGGCATCATACATCATACGTAAGAAGGAAGCCCAAAATTACagttgaacttgtgatttcgaGATTGTTGGTCTTCCGAACTGGAATTTTTGTAATCACAACCAagtatgtggagtcatgatgggtgaatggttagcgtgaccggcttggaatctacaggttgcaggttcgagccccgtcgctgcctgctgtttgtttctgagtggctaaagtccttgggcaagatttgaaccacgactgtgcctcagtcaacccagctgtataactggggacctggtaggatgtaggttgcaatgtgaaggctttaatcctatgcgcttaaatggctgcaatggattgtatgctccccggggagttgaggaagactaaagggccgttgtgctgttctgatccgagccagggataataattgtaaagcgctttgagcacggagtgggaaagcgctatataagaaaccaacattattaagTAAAATTGCTAAATAGTTAGTTTATTGCCAATATTTGACCACAGGGTGTGTTAATTCTTAAGTTACCAGCATTTGTGGTAAGTCCAGGTTTCATGGCTGTCTCTTTGCAGGATGGAGaagggagggacaattgtcacgATTGAGTCCCGaattactccgtctgcaagcaggactagtactGTGCATCCTATTCCATAAAACACTACAAACACACAGTTCAGACAGTTCATTCAGGATGTAATATCTCTTGTCAACATAAGTTCAGTAGGGAAGGACTTCCTGCATGTCTACCAGTTCATCTTGATTTCACTTTTCTCAGAAATTCTCTTACAAacttttttgctttgattagtTCATCTTTCTTAGCATGCACTTAAAAAATCAGCAAATACTCTTGCATATGAACATTCACATTTGGGGCTTATTGAATGTAAATTAGTGTACTTTATGGAGTAAGTAGATTTGTTAGAGACAGGTTCTGGAAAGGAATGATGTCCATacacaaccaagtactataTTACAGTTACTTacactttattgacatctaacaaaactcctacagatcacacagaatTGAAGGTTTATATACCTGTAGGTTTTCCTAAGTTCCATACATATTGGCACACATTTGATATTGACCTTTATATGATTGGTCACTTAGGAAGTGATAGGATTGGTTCGGAAGGATTGTTTCAACTTgagattaactaatttgacgtaacttgattggttatgaagattgcagtcaggatcctaaatttgactcaagttcagtgtatatttcattcctgATACACTTATGGTTTTCTGTGTATATATCATTCCTGATACACTTATGGttttcagtgtatatttcattcctgATACACTTATGGTTttctgtgtatatttcattcctgATACACTTATGGTTTTCTGTGTTTTGTGACAGTCTACTTGACTTCCCCAATCTGACTTGCAAGCATTTCCTATCTTGAGTACACCAATGTATATAGTGCATTTTTGACCCCtgtcgccaccaccaccaccaccaccaccaccacctccaccactaCCACCTCTACCCTACCATCACTACCTCCACCACCACCTCACAATAAACAAGGGCTGTGAGAGATAACACAAATACAACTGATTCAGACATGCattaaaaaatacttttatgttgTCATAATCTCATAGCtgtaataatgaaattaaaaacatatGAGGGCAGTCCTCTGTGgttaaattataattatgttgatCATGTAACTATGTATAAAACCTGTCCTTTTAACAGAGGTCTGAGAGTTTCCCtatgtatatatagacaatCTATCTTAGATTCTATCGGTAAATTACTTACCACAAAACATATAGGCAACCTATGCTATCTAccggtatatatgtataacttaGTACTTACcacaaaacacatacatgtagacaaccAATGCCATCGATAAACTATTTTCACAACCTTAAATTACTTTAATTGAATTTATGATATTGTCAATTTCTCCTACTTTCCCCATTTCCCAACACTAGACATACATTGCAATCATACTGATTAGAGACAAAACCATGTGTAGGCACATCATTGTGTCAAAGTGAAACTTGACAATAGAAACACTGTAAACAACTTACAAtgtaaaagtcaaaaaccactggaccaattgccatgatatttggtaccTTAtgtatctagttggga
It encodes the following:
- the LOC144446719 gene encoding RWD domain-containing protein 2B-like translates to MVDKGLLELQLSEVEMLSSMFPGQHEFQMDDPGSVHEIREYIDGSSTCLPRRVSFTLCIQIELHHLTTDINVLCSLPHDYPNSLPEVFIRCQKCSREEQKQINSDVIKYLTSLERGELCINATIEWIQDNFKNYISHHPALLDERKTYTSRDDMSSIFSRLWIHSHHIYNIVKRKNIVEWANELGLSGFSLPGKPGIICVEGDSKMVSEFWSRIKRLNWKKITMKQRDDVAIETHSHIDKHRHFEKFEEKNFDVQSFGHGRDYHMNWGLVYTFLASHQCGEMFKTLLGIEGKTCKDQ